A single genomic interval of Streptomyces sp. 1222.5 harbors:
- a CDS encoding UBP-type zinc finger domain-containing protein: MTGWVVRPDGGRPDGPGCAHATALSAEPVAQSDSCLECAARGRDGGRLLLCLTCGHVGCSDSSPGAHATAHHESSGHPLVRSAAPGEAWAWCYVDEVYLDPRGGSPAR, from the coding sequence CGTACGGCCGGACGGCGGCCGTCCAGATGGCCCCGGTTGCGCTCATGCCACGGCGCTGTCCGCGGAGCCCGTGGCACAGAGCGACTCGTGCCTGGAGTGCGCCGCCCGAGGGCGGGACGGGGGGCGTCTTCTGCTCTGCCTGACCTGTGGCCACGTGGGATGCAGCGACAGCTCGCCGGGCGCCCATGCCACCGCCCACCACGAATCCAGCGGGCACCCCCTCGTGCGTTCCGCGGCGCCGGGCGAGGCGTGGGCCTGGTGCTACGTCGACGAGGTCTATCTGGACCCGCGCGGCGGCTCCCCGGCACGTTGA
- a CDS encoding cytochrome P450, with protein MTPDDETIACPFDFSEGLEFDPCLAALMDRNSLTRIRLPYGDADAWLVTGFEGVQQVTTDQRFSRAGIMEFDYPRLTPEPIVSPESINVMDPPLSSRLRRLASQAFTQRQVDGMRDKITRLTDALLDEMAAQQPPVDLVRHLSDPMPQQTIFELLGIPQGDWPHMQQNLQQLLATGPDSREKAASAKAALRAYFGTLVQQRRESPGDDLISVLASAVDGDDVFDDDELAVMALTLTLSGQDTVTCQISNIVYLLLTRPELMKHIDGRPEALTDVINELLRVIPFRKGVGIPRVATEDVVMDGVRIRKGDFVHVSYLTANRDPRRFPDPDFIDPDRSSTPHMTFGWGGHRCVAVPLAMAELEVAIGQLMDRFPTLRLAVQPEEVRWDTKTIRRFPIELPVTW; from the coding sequence ATGACCCCAGACGACGAGACAATCGCATGTCCGTTCGACTTCAGCGAGGGCCTTGAATTCGATCCCTGTCTGGCCGCGCTCATGGACCGGAATTCCCTCACCCGCATCCGGCTGCCCTACGGTGACGCCGACGCCTGGCTGGTCACCGGGTTCGAGGGGGTGCAGCAGGTGACCACGGACCAGCGGTTCAGCAGGGCCGGCATTATGGAGTTCGACTACCCGCGGCTGACCCCGGAACCCATCGTCTCTCCCGAATCGATCAACGTGATGGACCCGCCGCTCAGCAGCCGCCTGCGGCGCCTGGCGTCGCAGGCGTTCACCCAGCGGCAGGTCGACGGCATGCGGGACAAGATCACCCGCCTCACGGATGCCCTGCTCGACGAGATGGCCGCTCAGCAGCCTCCGGTGGACCTGGTGCGCCACCTGTCCGACCCCATGCCCCAGCAGACCATTTTCGAACTCCTCGGGATCCCGCAGGGCGACTGGCCCCACATGCAGCAGAACCTGCAGCAGCTCCTCGCGACCGGCCCGGACAGCCGCGAGAAGGCCGCATCCGCGAAGGCAGCCTTGCGCGCGTACTTCGGCACGCTGGTCCAGCAGCGGAGGGAGTCGCCCGGGGACGACCTCATCAGCGTGCTCGCCTCAGCCGTGGACGGCGACGACGTGTTCGACGACGACGAACTGGCCGTCATGGCACTGACGCTGACCCTCAGCGGCCAGGACACGGTCACCTGCCAGATCAGCAACATCGTCTACCTCCTGCTGACCCGTCCCGAGCTGATGAAGCACATCGACGGCCGGCCGGAGGCCCTGACCGACGTCATCAACGAGCTGTTGCGGGTCATCCCGTTCCGCAAGGGGGTCGGCATTCCCCGGGTGGCCACGGAGGACGTGGTGATGGACGGGGTCCGCATCCGCAAGGGCGACTTCGTGCATGTGTCGTACCTGACCGCGAACCGCGACCCGCGGCGCTTCCCGGACCCGGACTTCATCGATCCGGACCGGTCCTCGACCCCGCACATGACCTTCGGCTGGGGCGGACACCGGTGCGTCGCCGTGCCACTGGCGATGGCGGAGCTGGAAGTGGCCATCGGGCAGCTCATGGACCGGTTCCCCACGCTGCGGCTCGCCGTGCAGCCCGAGGAGGTGCGCTGGGACACCAAGACGATCCGGCGCTTCCCGATCGAACTGCCCGTCACCTGGTAG